CGCATCTGATCGTGGCTCAGCGCCAGATCGTAACCGTGCTCTTCGCAAGGGCTGTAGGCGATGATCAGGGACGGGCCAGGATAGGCTTCGGCCTCCTGAATCGCCTTCATCGTCTGGTTAAGCTGCGCCCCCAGCGAAATCTGCGCGACATACACATGGCCGTACATCATCATGCTGACGCCGAGGTCTTTACGCGCTTTGCGCTTGCCGTGTTCGCCAAATTTAGTGACGGCGCCCAGCGGTGTCGCTTTAGAGGCCTGCCCCCCGGTGTTGGAGTAACACTGCGTATCCAGCACCAGAATATTGACGTTCTCCGTCAGGCTCAGCACGTGATCCAAACCGCCGAAGCCAATGTCGTAGGCCCAGCCGTCGCCGCCAATCAGCCAGATTGATTTCTCTACCAGCGCGTCGGCGTCGGTAACCAGCTGGCGCGCGTCAGGATCGTCTACGTTGGCCAGATGTTTACGCAGCTCGGCAACCTGTTCGCGGCGAACCTCCGGCGTGGCTTCGGCGTGAAGCTGCTCATTAAGCTCCGCCGGGAGCTGATCGGCAAACTGCCCCAGCAGACGCATAACGCGAGCGCGATGCTGATCCACCGTCAGGCGGAAGCCCAGCCCGAACTCGGCGTTATCCTCAAACAGCGAGTTCGCCCACGCAGGCCCGCGACCGTTAGCATCGGTGGTGTACGGCGTGGAGGGCAGGTTACCGCCGTAGATTGACGAACAGCCGGTGGCGTTAGCGATAAGCATGCGGTCGCCGAACAGCTGGGTCAGGATTTTAATGTATGGCGTTTCACCGCAGCCGGAACAGGCACCGGAGTACTCAAACAGCGGCGTTAACAGCTGCGAGGTGCGAATGTCGATTCGTTCGAGGCTTGAACGGTCGATTTCCGGCAGCGCGAGGAAGAAGTCATAGTTCTCTTTCTCCTCTTCAACATGCTCAAGGCGCGACAGCATATTGATGGCTTTGATTTCCGGGTTCTGTCGATCTTTCGCCGGACAAACCTCCACGCACAGGTTACAGCCGGTGCAGTCTTCCGGTGCCACCTGCAGCACATATTTCTGGCCGCGCATATCGCGGGACTTCACGTCCAGAGACTGCAGGGCTTCCGGTGCGCCCTCCATTGCCTCAGGCTGAACCACTTTGGCGCGAATGGCCGAGTGTGGGCAAGCTGCAACGCAGTGGTTGCACTGGGTACAGATGTCCGGCTTCCAGATAGGAATTTCTTCGGCAATGTTGCGTTTTTCCCACTGCGTTGTGCCCATCGGCCAGGTGCCGTCGGGCGGCAGGGCGGAAACCGGCAGGGCATCGCCCAGGCCGGCGAGCATCGCGGCGGTAACGGTTTTGACAAAATCCGGCGCGGCATCGGACACCACCGGAGGGCGCATAGCACTTTCCGGGTTGACCGTCTGCAGCGGTACTTCGGCAAGGGAATCACGGGCCAGCGCCAGCGCCTGCCAGTTACGCTCGACGATTTCCGTCCCTTTGCTGCTGTAGCTTTTGGCAATCGCACCCTGCAGCTCAGCCAGCGCCGTATCGCCCGGCAGGATCTGCGTCAGGTGGAAGAACGCCATCTGCATAACCGTGTTGATGCGGGCGCCAAGATGGCATTCGCGGGCGATCTTCGCCGCGTTGATAACATAGAGACGAGCCTGCCTCTGGTTCAGCACCGCCTGAACTTCCTGCGGCAGGCGGCTCCAGACTTCGTCGGCGGCGTAAGGCGTGTTCAGCAGGAAAATACCGCCGGGCTTCAGGCGCTCGGCCATCTGGTATTTGTCAATAAACTGCAGCTGGTGGCAGCCGACGAAATCGGCTTTCTCAATCAGATAGGTTGAGTTGATAGGCTGCTCGCTCACGCGCAGGTGAGAAACCGTCAGGCCGCCGGCCTTTTTGGAGTCATAAACGAAATAGCCCTGGGTAAACCACGGCGTGGAGTTACCGATGATCTTGATGTTATTTTTGGTGGCCGAAACGCTGCCGTCGCTGCCCAGACCATAAAACAGCGCTTCCAGTTTGGCGCGGTTTGGCAGGGAGTTTTCCGGTAACGGCAGTGACAGGTTGGTCACATCGTCGTAAATGCCCACGGTGAAGCGCGGGCGCGGTTTGGCTTCGCTCAGCTCGTTAAAGATGGCCAACACGCATTCCGGCCCAAACTCTTTTGACGACAGCCCGTAGCGGCCTCCGATGACGCGCGGCAGCGTTTCGCGCTCACCGTGGCTCACGGCTTCGGCAAGCGCGGTCATCACGTCGAGATACAGCGGCTCGGCAAGGGCTCCCGGCTCTTTTGTGCGGTCAAGTACAGCAACCTGGCGCGCGGTTTGCGGCAGAACGGCAAGCAGATGTTCGGCGGAGAAGGGACGGAACAGGCGAACTTTCAGCACGCCGACTTTCTCGCCGCGGGTCAGAAGCTCATCAACGACCTCTTCACAAGTCCCGACGGCGGAGCCCATCACGATAATCACGCGTTCGGCTTCGGGATGGCCGTAATACTCAAACGGCCGGTAGCTGCGCCCCGTGGTGGCCGCAAAGTCGTTCATCGCCTGCTCGACGTGAGCATAAACAGCGTTGTACCACGGGTTGGTGGCTTCGCGAGACTGGAAATAGGTATCCGGGTTAGCCGAGGTCCCGCGAATCACCGGGTGTTCCGGGTTCAGGGCGCGGGCGCGATGCTCGTCGATCTCTTTTTGCGGCAGCAGGCTGCGAATTGTATCGTCTGCCAGCGGCACGATTTTGTTAATTTCGTGCGAGGTGCGGAAGCCGTCGAAGAAGTGAATAAACGGCACGCGGCTTTTCAGCGTCGCGATGTGCGAAATCAGCGCGAAATCTTGTGCTTCTTGTACGCTGCTGGCGCACAGCATGGCGCAGCCGGTCTGACGCACGGCCATCACGTCCGAGTGGTCGCCAAAAATGGAAAGCGCATGGGTTGCCACAGTACGTGCGGCGACGTGGAGAACAAAAGGCGTGAGCTGACCTGCAAGCTTATACAGCGTCGGGATCATCAGCAGCAAACCCTGCGACGAGGTAAACGACGTGGAAAGCGCGCCGGTTTGTAGCGCCCCGTGCACAGCACCAATTGCGCCAGCCTCCGACTGCATCTCGACGACGCGAGGCGTATCACCCCAGACGTTTTTTCTGCCGTCGCCGGACCAGGCATCCGCCTGTTCCGCCATCGTCGAACTGGGGGTAATAGGATAGATGGCAATTACTTCGCTGGCACGAAACGCCACGGAGGCGACTGCACCGTTGCCGTCGATAGTGATCATAAGACACCCTTACATTGCGCAAAATAAAGGGACCCGCCTGCCTGCCTTGAGTCCCGTAATAACCCCCAATTATAGTACGTCCATCTATCTGCTTGAAGTTGCTGAGTCTCAGAGTGCACAAATTGATCCAGGTATCGCGTGAAGCGTGGGTGAAATCTGTTATCTGAATATCTTATGGTGATTAAGAATTTGTAACGCCTGCCAGATGCGGTATGGATAACGCTTTCTCAGAAAAAGGCGACAAAATGTCTACAGGATCGTTAACCGCGTTTGCCGAAGCTTTACCGGATGTCTGGCGCTCACGGCTGCTTGGGCAGGTCGGGCAGGCGAATATCAAGCTGATTAAAATGGGCGGCGAGGGGATACCTGATGAGTCCCATAGCGGGTTTGAGGAGCTACTTGTGGTAATTGAGGGGCAAATGACGCTGGTGGTGAACGGGACCACCTTCTCGCTGGAGGCCGGGGAGTATTACCTGGTTCCTAAAGAGGCGGTGCATCGTGTGCTGCCCGGCAGCCACGGCACGCTGCTGCTCATCGACGCAGAGCCGTATTGAGACGAGGAGATGGTCAGAAAATTCTGATGTTTTGGTTTGAAAAGTGATCGAATCCACATAAAGCAACACACTTTATTGCTTTATGCTCTCGACGCAGCGGGAACCATGCGCCATTATGCAAAGGTTTTGCATAATCTGACGGGAGAGAGAAGCCATGCGCGCTGCGTTTTTAGCCGGTTGTGCCGCACTGTTATTATCAGCATGCAGTAATGAACCCCCTCAACAGGCCACTGCGGCCCACGTGCCACCCGGTCTCAGGGCGGCGATGTCAAGCCAGGGCGAAGCGAACTGTGCGATGATTGGCGGAACGATGAGCGTTGCGCGCCAGCTGGACGGCAGCGCGATTGGCATGTGTGCGATGCCAAACGGCAAACGTTGTAGCGAGAACTCGCTTGCCGCTGGCACCTGTGGCAGCTACTGATTCAGTTAACCAGATCGGCCAGTTTGTACGTCAGCGTGTGCTGGCCGCTTTTCAGCACCAGCCGCTGGTTTGCCAGGGAAACTTTGGCGCCGGCGGTCATCATTTCATTAATACGGTGATCCAGCTCGTTAAGCTGCGGCTCAACGCAAAGCATCATCGTCATGCCCATGCCTTTCGCCTTTAGGGTGTCACCCTCAAGGATTCCCTGACCCATAAAGCGGTTACACATCGCACCGGAAATATGCAGGTTCTCACCGAAGCTCAGCTCAGGTGCGCGCTGGCTGTTTTTAACGTCCAGAGGCTTGCCGTCAACGCTCTCCAGCACAAAGCGGTGGTGCTGCAAATCTTGTGCGGTCACGGATCCTTTCTCCGCCGGTTGGGCGCAGCCCGCCAGAACAGCGCTCGCCAGCATCAGTGAAGCAAACTTTTTCATCTCTTCTCCCTAAGGTTTCTGTGTCATCAATGAAAGCGCGCCACTTTCTCAGGATGGCGCGCATGAATCAGTAAGGATATTCTTAAACTCACGTCTCTTGTTGTGACAAAAGGCGTAATCAATCAGTTAAGTTGGTTCGGACAGGGTTCACCTTTTTCCAGCTGACGCAGGTTCTCAAGCGTGGTCTCAGAAATGCTGATTAACGCCTCCGCCGTCAGAAATGCCTGGTGGCCGGTAAACAGCACGTTATGGCAGGCGGAAAGGCGACGGAACACGTCGTCCTGAATCACGTCATTAGACTTATCTTCAAAGAACAGATCGCGTTCGTTCTCATAGACGTCCATGCCCAGTGCGCCGATTTTCTGATGTTTCAGGGCATCAATCGCGGCCTGAGAATCAATCAGTCCACCGCGGCTGGTGTTGATCACCATCACGCCGTCTTTCATTTGATCAAAGGCGCTTTGGTTCAGCAGGTGGTAGTTTTCAGGCGTCAACGGGCAGTGGAGGGAAATAATGTCGGACTGCGCGAACAGCGTTTCGAGATCGACATACTCGACGCCTAAATCCAGCGCCGCAGCGCTTGGGTACGGATCAAAGGCCAGCAGGCGCAGGCCAAACCCTTTCAGTATCCGCAGCGCAGCAATGCCGATTTTACCGGTGCCGATGACGCCGGCGGTTTTGCCGTGCATGGTAAACCCCGTTAACCCTTCAAGAGAGAAGTTAGCGTCGCGGGTACGCTGGTAGGCACGATGAATACGGCGATTAAGGCACATCATCATCCCTATTGCGTGTTCAGCAACGGCCTCCGGCGAGTAGGCTGGAACGCGAACGACAGGCAGGCCAAGCTCTTTTGCGGCGTCTAAATCTACGTTATTAAAGCCAGCGCAGCGCAGCGCGATAAATTTAACGCCATGTTTTTTTAGCTCTTCAAGCACCGGGCGACTACCCTCATCGTTAACGAAAATACAGACGCCGTCACAGCCGTTGGCGGTTTTGGCCGTTTTCTCGCTCAGCAGGAAGTCAAAAAATTCAAGATCAAAGCCATACTCCTTGTTAACCTGCTCCAGATACTTTTTGTCGTACTGTTTTGTGCTATAAACCGCAAGTTTCATAAGACTTATCTCCAGAAAGGGTTGGTTCCAAAACTATCATGCTTAAAATAATCATACAATTTATAAACGGAAATTTTAACGGCAGGTGACTATTTCGCTTTTGGACAGGCTATGCTTAAGGCGGCTGCTCTCTTCACGCCCGGCCTTAATCGTGCCAGAATAATGACATATTTCGGCTTAAATTGTCGCTGAATCAGGATATTAACCACCCATGAAGGGTAAATACAAAGCCGCTCTCGCCCTGCTGCTGGCGCTTATTCTACTGCCGCTGTCGCTGCTGCTCACGGTGGCCCACTGGCTGCCGACGATCGCCGGCATCTGGCTACCGCAGGGCACCCGCATCGCACTGGAGGCCAGCCCACGCCTGCACAACGGCGCGATTGTGATCCCCGATCTTCGCTATCTCGCCGGAGAGTGCGAGCTCGCGAGCTTAAAGGATGCGACCATCAGCCATCCGAGCCGCTGGCGCCTGCATCTCGCGGCGCTGAATCTGAACCCCGACTGCATCAGTAAAATCCCGGCAGAAGACTCCGCCCCCGCCGCACCGCGCACCCTTGAAGAATGGCAGAAAATGCTGCCGAACACCTGGCTAACTATCGATCAGCTGAATGTGACACCGTGGCTGCAATATGCCGGTGCGCTGCATCTCTCGCTCACGCCGCAGCGGCAACAGCTGGATTATCAGGGCAAACTGATCTCGCTTTCCGCCACGCTTAAAGGGCAAAGCCTGCAGGTCAACCAGCTGAAAGTCGGCGCATTTGAAGGACTTCCCCCGCTGGAGCTGGTCGGCGATTTAACGCTTCCGCTGGTACCCGATGGTCTGCCGACGGACGGCCAGGTTGCGACGCAGCTGCAAATTCCGCAGGAGCCGGACAGGCTGAATGTTGCCCTTAACTGGCATAAGAGTGCGGGAGTGTTAACGGTGAAAAAAACGGCAGGCGACGATGCGCCGCTGCTGAACATTCCCTGGCGCCTGAGCGAAAAGGTTTTTGAGATTGAAGCCGGGCAGTGGCGCTGGCCGTATGAAGGCTTCCCGCTGGGAGGCGGTTTGACGCTGAAGGTTGATAACTGGCAGCAGGGGCTGGACAACGCGGTATTTACCGGGCGTATGAATGTCCTGACCCAGGGGGCCGCCGGGAAAGGCAATGCCGTGTTAACTATTGGCCCCGGTAAACTCAGTATGACGGACAGCGCTCTGCCGCTGCAGCTCACCGGTGAGGCGAAGCAGGACCAGCTGATTTTTTACGCGGTGCTGCCTGGGGAGTTGACTGGCGCGTTGACCGACCCCGCACTGCTGTTCCAGCCCGGAGCGCTATTGCGTTCTCGCGGGCGGCTCATTGAAACGCTCAATGTAGATGATGTGCGCTGGCCGCTGGCGGGCGTACGCGTTTCCAGTAAAGGCGTGGACGGCAGACTGCAGGCCATATTACGTGCCCATGATAAGGAAATGGGCGTCGTTGAGCTTCATCTTGACGGCAAGGCGAACGACTTTCTGCCTGACGCCGGGCTCTGGCAGTGGCGCTACTGGGGCAAAGGTACCTTCAGGCCGATGCAGGCCAAATGGGACGTGCGTGGTTTTGGCGAGTGGCGGGATAGCGTCATTGAGTTGAGTTCACTCTCAACCGGCTTCGACAAGCTTCAGTACGGCTCGATGCTGATGTCTGAACCTCGCCTGGTGCTGGACAGCCCGCTGCGCTGGGATCGGGATGAGCAAAAAGAGACCTTCAGCGGCGGTTTCTCGCTCGATGCAGGCGCCACAACTTTTAGCGGGGGCAGCACCTTGCCGCCGTCGACGCTCAAGTTCAGCGTTGACGGGCAAAACCCAACCTCCTTCCTGTACAAAGGCAATCTGCATGCAGGA
This region of Cedecea lapagei genomic DNA includes:
- the nifJ gene encoding pyruvate:ferredoxin (flavodoxin) oxidoreductase, giving the protein MITIDGNGAVASVAFRASEVIAIYPITPSSTMAEQADAWSGDGRKNVWGDTPRVVEMQSEAGAIGAVHGALQTGALSTSFTSSQGLLLMIPTLYKLAGQLTPFVLHVAARTVATHALSIFGDHSDVMAVRQTGCAMLCASSVQEAQDFALISHIATLKSRVPFIHFFDGFRTSHEINKIVPLADDTIRSLLPQKEIDEHRARALNPEHPVIRGTSANPDTYFQSREATNPWYNAVYAHVEQAMNDFAATTGRSYRPFEYYGHPEAERVIIVMGSAVGTCEEVVDELLTRGEKVGVLKVRLFRPFSAEHLLAVLPQTARQVAVLDRTKEPGALAEPLYLDVMTALAEAVSHGERETLPRVIGGRYGLSSKEFGPECVLAIFNELSEAKPRPRFTVGIYDDVTNLSLPLPENSLPNRAKLEALFYGLGSDGSVSATKNNIKIIGNSTPWFTQGYFVYDSKKAGGLTVSHLRVSEQPINSTYLIEKADFVGCHQLQFIDKYQMAERLKPGGIFLLNTPYAADEVWSRLPQEVQAVLNQRQARLYVINAAKIARECHLGARINTVMQMAFFHLTQILPGDTALAELQGAIAKSYSSKGTEIVERNWQALALARDSLAEVPLQTVNPESAMRPPVVSDAAPDFVKTVTAAMLAGLGDALPVSALPPDGTWPMGTTQWEKRNIAEEIPIWKPDICTQCNHCVAACPHSAIRAKVVQPEAMEGAPEALQSLDVKSRDMRGQKYVLQVAPEDCTGCNLCVEVCPAKDRQNPEIKAINMLSRLEHVEEEKENYDFFLALPEIDRSSLERIDIRTSQLLTPLFEYSGACSGCGETPYIKILTQLFGDRMLIANATGCSSIYGGNLPSTPYTTDANGRGPAWANSLFEDNAEFGLGFRLTVDQHRARVMRLLGQFADQLPAELNEQLHAEATPEVRREQVAELRKHLANVDDPDARQLVTDADALVEKSIWLIGGDGWAYDIGFGGLDHVLSLTENVNILVLDTQCYSNTGGQASKATPLGAVTKFGEHGKRKARKDLGVSMMMYGHVYVAQISLGAQLNQTMKAIQEAEAYPGPSLIIAYSPCEEHGYDLALSHDQMRQLTATGFWPLYRFDPRRADEGKLPLALDSRPPSDALADTLMKEQRFRRLNAQQPEVAEQLWKDAAADLQKRYDFLAQLAGKAEKVSE
- a CDS encoding cupin domain-containing protein, whose product is MSTGSLTAFAEALPDVWRSRLLGQVGQANIKLIKMGGEGIPDESHSGFEELLVVIEGQMTLVVNGTTFSLEAGEYYLVPKEAVHRVLPGSHGTLLLIDAEPY
- a CDS encoding putative hemolysin — its product is MRAAFLAGCAALLLSACSNEPPQQATAAHVPPGLRAAMSSQGEANCAMIGGTMSVARQLDGSAIGMCAMPNGKRCSENSLAAGTCGSY
- the hslJ gene encoding heat shock protein HslJ, with the translated sequence MKKFASLMLASAVLAGCAQPAEKGSVTAQDLQHHRFVLESVDGKPLDVKNSQRAPELSFGENLHISGAMCNRFMGQGILEGDTLKAKGMGMTMMLCVEPQLNELDHRINEMMTAGAKVSLANQRLVLKSGQHTLTYKLADLVN
- a CDS encoding 2-hydroxyacid dehydrogenase, with the translated sequence MKLAVYSTKQYDKKYLEQVNKEYGFDLEFFDFLLSEKTAKTANGCDGVCIFVNDEGSRPVLEELKKHGVKFIALRCAGFNNVDLDAAKELGLPVVRVPAYSPEAVAEHAIGMMMCLNRRIHRAYQRTRDANFSLEGLTGFTMHGKTAGVIGTGKIGIAALRILKGFGLRLLAFDPYPSAAALDLGVEYVDLETLFAQSDIISLHCPLTPENYHLLNQSAFDQMKDGVMVINTSRGGLIDSQAAIDALKHQKIGALGMDVYENERDLFFEDKSNDVIQDDVFRRLSACHNVLFTGHQAFLTAEALISISETTLENLRQLEKGEPCPNQLN
- a CDS encoding YdbH family protein translates to MKGKYKAALALLLALILLPLSLLLTVAHWLPTIAGIWLPQGTRIALEASPRLHNGAIVIPDLRYLAGECELASLKDATISHPSRWRLHLAALNLNPDCISKIPAEDSAPAAPRTLEEWQKMLPNTWLTIDQLNVTPWLQYAGALHLSLTPQRQQLDYQGKLISLSATLKGQSLQVNQLKVGAFEGLPPLELVGDLTLPLVPDGLPTDGQVATQLQIPQEPDRLNVALNWHKSAGVLTVKKTAGDDAPLLNIPWRLSEKVFEIEAGQWRWPYEGFPLGGGLTLKVDNWQQGLDNAVFTGRMNVLTQGAAGKGNAVLTIGPGKLSMTDSALPLQLTGEAKQDQLIFYAVLPGELTGALTDPALLFQPGALLRSRGRLIETLNVDDVRWPLAGVRVSSKGVDGRLQAILRAHDKEMGVVELHLDGKANDFLPDAGLWQWRYWGKGTFRPMQAKWDVRGFGEWRDSVIELSSLSTGFDKLQYGSMLMSEPRLVLDSPLRWDRDEQKETFSGGFSLDAGATTFSGGSTLPPSTLKFSVDGQNPTSFLYKGNLHAGKIGPVRVVGRWDGERLRGNAWWPKQTLTVFQPLLPADWKMDLKGGDLYAQIAFSAAAGQGFEAGGHGVVKSGSVWMPDNQINGVDFVLPFRFSDSTWHLGTRGPVTLRIAEVRNQIATQNITADLEGWYPWSEQQPLLLTNVSADVLGGKISMQQLRMPQHDAALLRLQGLSSSQLVTAINPKQFSMSGRFNGALPLWLNHPQWIIKDGWLTNPGTMTFRMDKDMADAIVDNNMAAGAAINWLRYMEISRSWTQIDLDNLGVVRMRSSVTGISHVEGKTNTVNLNYTHQENLFTLWRSLRFGDNLQTWLEENAALPTARCAQPGEACEESK